In the genome of Variibacter gotjawalensis, one region contains:
- a CDS encoding sulfatase-like hydrolase/transferase encodes MPPAIQSLATRLGLAAAFRYDARVTTLILALHAFALGLMFTFELDLVSKLGFLFAWGVLNFTFLLVFRRPGLAAATSLTLIGVLILLSRLKKDTLFMTVNFVDVMIIDWDTLAFLYTIFPRLWLYSSIAALVAAPVLVMLWWYDPFRVRLRSALAGLALSVLGLVGLVWANPSDPYNEFYGNEYVSKFARSGVSAIHEYVTRGVFEADSHVVDRLKTPALAESCTPAGGLPHIVMIFDESSFDLSVAPNVKVPNDYQSHFKSFDGKSRKLVVEGINGPSWLTEYNVLTGLSTKSYGRFADFVTRIASGRVERGLPYNLRHCGYKTFSLYPFMGAFLSARNFQNTAGIENFLDSKALGAKGLEADAFYFNAATDIIAKERSSKSPLFMMVYTAANHFPWDFRFRPLLTPGWKALGNGSEVDEYLRRQQISRNDYADLKDRLKRNFPDEKFLIVRFGDHQPSIASPLMDPSLDETALSRRFAAGDPRFLKTYYAIDTINYKPADLSPALDTLDAAYLPLVVLEAAGVPLDPSFAEQKKILQRCGGVFYRCRNGAEASRFNRLLIDAGMIKGM; translated from the coding sequence ATGCCCCCCGCCATCCAATCTCTAGCGACCCGCCTCGGCCTTGCCGCTGCGTTCCGCTATGACGCGCGGGTCACCACGCTCATCCTGGCGCTGCATGCCTTTGCGCTCGGGCTTATGTTCACGTTCGAGTTGGATCTCGTCTCGAAGCTCGGCTTCCTGTTCGCCTGGGGCGTTCTGAATTTTACGTTTCTGTTGGTGTTCCGCCGGCCCGGCCTTGCGGCCGCGACATCCCTCACGCTGATCGGCGTTCTCATCCTTCTGTCGCGTTTGAAGAAGGACACGCTGTTCATGACCGTCAACTTCGTCGACGTCATGATCATCGATTGGGACACGCTCGCCTTCCTCTACACGATCTTCCCGCGCCTCTGGCTCTATTCGAGTATTGCGGCGCTCGTCGCTGCGCCCGTGCTTGTAATGCTCTGGTGGTATGACCCCTTCCGCGTTCGCTTACGCAGTGCGCTTGCAGGCCTCGCACTGTCGGTGCTCGGTCTCGTCGGACTCGTCTGGGCGAACCCGAGCGATCCCTACAACGAATTCTACGGCAACGAATACGTGTCGAAGTTCGCCCGCTCCGGCGTCAGCGCGATCCACGAATATGTGACGCGCGGCGTGTTCGAAGCGGACTCGCATGTCGTCGATCGATTGAAGACGCCAGCTTTGGCGGAAAGCTGCACGCCGGCCGGCGGGTTGCCCCACATCGTCATGATCTTCGACGAATCGAGTTTCGATCTCAGCGTCGCGCCGAATGTCAAAGTGCCGAACGATTATCAGTCGCACTTCAAATCGTTCGACGGAAAGTCGCGCAAGCTCGTCGTCGAAGGCATCAACGGGCCGTCATGGCTTACCGAATACAACGTGCTGACGGGGCTTTCGACGAAGTCGTACGGCCGCTTCGCCGATTTCGTGACGCGCATCGCGTCGGGCCGCGTCGAGCGCGGGCTGCCGTATAATCTGCGTCACTGCGGCTACAAGACGTTCAGCCTCTACCCGTTCATGGGCGCGTTCCTCTCGGCGCGGAACTTCCAGAACACTGCCGGCATCGAGAACTTCCTCGACTCGAAAGCGCTCGGCGCGAAGGGGCTTGAAGCCGACGCGTTCTACTTTAACGCGGCGACCGACATCATCGCGAAAGAGCGCAGCAGCAAATCGCCGCTGTTCATGATGGTCTACACGGCCGCCAACCACTTCCCGTGGGACTTCCGCTTCCGGCCGCTGCTTACGCCGGGCTGGAAAGCGCTCGGCAACGGCTCCGAGGTCGACGAATATCTGCGCCGCCAACAGATCAGCCGCAACGACTATGCGGACTTGAAGGATCGTTTGAAGCGCAACTTTCCAGACGAAAAATTCCTCATCGTTCGCTTCGGCGATCATCAACCGAGCATCGCTTCCCCGTTGATGGACCCGTCGCTCGATGAGACGGCGTTGTCGCGGCGATTCGCGGCGGGCGATCCGCGTTTCCTCAAGACCTATTACGCGATCGATACTATCAACTATAAACCTGCCGACCTCTCGCCCGCACTCGACACGCTCGACGCGGCGTATCTCCCGCTGGTCGTGCTGGAAGCCGCGGGCGTGCCGCTCGATCCTTCTTTCGCCGAGCAGAAAAAGATCCTGCAGCGCTGCGGCGGCGTGTTCTACCGTTGCCGCAATGGCGCGGAAGCCAGTCGCTTCAATCGTCTGTTGATCGATGCAGGTATGATCAAGGGAATGTAG